From Bradysia coprophila strain Holo2 chromosome IV unlocalized genomic scaffold, BU_Bcop_v1 contig_5, whole genome shotgun sequence, one genomic window encodes:
- the LOC119071586 gene encoding uncharacterized protein LOC119071586, which translates to MCEIADFKISSPIHTTNRPPLVPRNQFVSVTSDGHSPYFKSGEILRNVDGNFAFLCSHCVFVNDILHDIKNHIDEHFERHASDFKPAIPELPIPEFVSCVDADVDKIKEENGCVASESAKIEPNCDEASNELTEMMFTKEWTPEEISEPIVNTEEKRNRGRRKINRTGRSKATDSSKKKSDSNATKSRQSYIQCYQCMMEPSMPNQSDPRRHKCVICKEWFLCAE; encoded by the exons ATGTGTGAAATAGCGGACTTCAAGATTTCGAGTCCCATTCACACAACGAATAGACCGCCATTGGTACCTCGAAATCAG TTTGTGTCGGTAACATCGGATGGACATTCACCCTATTTCAAATCAGGCGAAATTCTTCGTAATGTCGATGGGAACTTTGCATTTTTGTGCAGCCACTGCGTTTTTGTGAACGACATTTTACATGACATAAAGAATCATATCGACGAGCATTTCGAACGACATGCATCTGACTTCAAACCAGCCATTCCTGAGCTGCCAATCCCGGAATTCGTTAGCTGTGTGGACGCCGACGTTGACAAAATCAAAGAGGAAAATGGGTGTGTGGCCTCTGAAAGTGCTAAAATCGAGCCCAACTGTGACGAAGCGAGCAATGAACTCACTGAAATGATGTTCACAAAGGAATGGACACCGGAGGAAATATCAGAGCCAATAGTCAATACAGAAGAAAAACGTAACCGAGGTCGACGAAAAATTAATAGGACTGGCAGAAGCAAAGCAACTGATTCCAGCAAGAAAAAAAGCGATTCGAATGCAACGAAGAGTCGTCAATCGTATATCCAATGCTACCAGTGCATGATGGAACCTTCCATGCCTAACCAATCCGATCCGAGACGTCATAAATGTGTAATCTGCAAGGAATGGTTTCTATGCGCAGAGTAG